The sequence below is a genomic window from Thermodesulfobacteriota bacterium.
CGGTGTGAATGTAAAAGTGGCATCACGTCCGCCCTTCACATCTTGTGTTACTGAGAATCCTGACTCAGGGTCATCAATCGTAAAATCATGCGGTACCGTTGAAGCAATGCTTCTAAGAGTGATCTCAACAGGCTGCCCGGCTTCAACTGTGACAGATTCAGGCTTAAAGGAATAACTATCCACTATAATTTCGACTTGCTGAACTTCTTGAGAAGTAGCAAAACTTACAGGTATAAAGAGTAGAAAAAGGAAAATGGTCAATCTTTTCATAATAATCCCTCCTAATGACGTTTATATATTAGATAAGAATATTAAACTTTAAGATTCATATTATTAACCTATTAGTGGTTTAAGATTTTCCCATTTGACCCAGCTCATGAATTATTCTATAATCAAAATATGGTTCAATGATTATTAAGAGGTTTGCAAGGTAAAACTTTTGGCGGGGGGTTTTGCTTAAATGAAATTATTATCAAACCAAGAATGTGTTCTAGCTTTTAAATACATACCTATTGTACTATTTTCTATATTTCTGTTATTTATTTATGGCTGTCCTAACGCTTCAGAAGTTCCT
It includes:
- a CDS encoding cupredoxin domain-containing protein; translation: MKRLTIFLFLLFIPVSFATSQEVQQVEIIVDSYSFKPESVTVEAGQPVEITLRSIASTVPHDFTIDDPESGFSVTQDVKGGRDATFTFTPEQPGTYKFYCGKKGLFGASHEDKGMVGTLIVN